The sequence TTTTTTCTCTGGCAATTTTAGATACTTGTTCCTTTATCTCCTCTAATACTGAAGCCATAATAACCACCGTACTATATTATCTATAACAACCTTATAAAAGATTTTTGATAAATATGGGGAGTTAGTATAATGCATCAAACTGCATGTCGAGGTTTTATAAATTTTGTTATGGATTGCAAAGATTCTGCGCCCAATTGATATAACGGAAAATAAAAGCTCACTAATTTCTTAATCTTTGTATAGAAGTTGGTCAAAGAAGATTTAAACGTTCACTTCTTCTTCCGCTTCTTGATCCTGATGTTGGCTATGTCGCCGAGGGTCGGCTCGTAGTCCCTGGGAATCGAGGGCTTCTTCTCGATCTCTGTCTCGGCGCGCTCGATGAGGGTTATCTTGAAGTACTTCTCCAGTTTTCGCGCCTCCTTTATCGTCGGCTCACGGTAGCCGTGGGCTATTGCCCTCAAATCGTTCATTGAAAGACCAATCTCGTGGGACAGCTCTTCATAGCTCTTCCCAGAGCGCTGTATCGCCCTGTAAACCCTCTCT is a genomic window of Thermococcus sp. containing:
- a CDS encoding multiprotein bridging factor aMBF1 is translated as MGKAKPRYCEICGAPIRGQGHKIRLEGAEVLVCNRCYEKYGGKKPGTFSIMPTGRQPVRRTYSRPSRPRPSRPRIERPLYTEEIVEDYAERVYRAIQRSGKSYEELSHEIGLSMNDLRAIAHGYREPTIKEARKLEKYFKITLIERAETEIEKKPSIPRDYEPTLGDIANIRIKKRKKK